One window of Acidobacteriaceae bacterium genomic DNA carries:
- a CDS encoding TonB-dependent receptor, with protein MNAFVFTRTIKHRHAAAITLLTVLFLLCGTSLAQSTNTLHGTVTDATGGLLQKATVSARDTASGRTVTATTDDQGHFTFSGLAAGLYTVRVTAPGFTAQTKSAVQVSADTSDLTFALTIGSTSENVTVAADPMHSVASALAPLNAKLDETSAQTLITTSFINNFTSPVSDYGELVQMAPSTFTLSSDGVGLGQSKTYFRGFPDGDYDIDFDGIPFYDTNTPTHHSWAFFPAQAVGGINMDRSPGTASTIGPTPFGGSIHLLSRDLSPVDSLRFTFSGGSFNTYLYDAAYDSGPFGPGKKFNTDIDIHHLQSHGYQSLNNQQYNSGDLKLEYRLTDKTTLTGFSEVIWVDANTPNFAATRCQMYGVTSSAYNCYISGTTTLMPYTNAGINFLLTNNSDPNLYLDTRYNYYHVPTDFEYVGVHHDFAKNWLLDIKPYTYDYDNSEKYSNATPITESTTINGSKTYLGMSIAPCNVIVTSKKGVSALPCGVDKYNSYRKYGEISELSNVSKHGVFRTGMWYEWANTNRHQYPSDPLNSWADQALPNFAEKFVTNSYQPFAEYQWHVTSRLDLTPGVKFAYYTIGTQQWADDGKTIGCFVPGTCNPATNSSVNPNAFIANGGSYFASLPSASANFRLRPNMSVYGQFAQGSIVPPSGVFDYKQNTNGTFLGVGALPKQQMNTTYQTGTVLVFKHATFDADYFHIHFDNSYSSTADPTTGEPVFYAQPPSVTQGIEGQSNIQFTHGLGAYLNASYNHAVYVGSESVSCTSGATGCSSSTPTLAVNAPSGMWIAQTPSDVETIGVTYQHGAWDAALFEKRVGLEYQDNGAYHNQGTIDPFSMTNVFVNYTIRSGSRFNGTKLRLSANNLFNEHSITGISYSNGSVANNITANGTTYADPFNGSTAISGQDNISILATRSIMLTVTFGTSSKR; from the coding sequence ATGAACGCATTCGTGTTCACCCGCACCATCAAGCATCGCCACGCCGCAGCCATCACACTCTTGACAGTTCTCTTCCTTCTCTGCGGAACGTCGTTAGCGCAATCGACCAACACACTTCACGGCACCGTCACCGATGCGACTGGCGGCTTGCTCCAGAAGGCCACCGTCAGCGCGCGGGACACCGCAAGTGGGAGGACGGTAACGGCGACCACAGACGATCAGGGACACTTCACGTTCTCAGGTCTCGCTGCCGGCTTGTATACCGTCCGCGTTACCGCTCCCGGCTTCACCGCGCAGACGAAGTCCGCCGTGCAGGTCTCGGCCGATACTTCGGATCTCACTTTCGCACTCACCATCGGCTCGACGAGCGAGAACGTCACGGTCGCCGCCGATCCTATGCACTCGGTCGCCTCTGCGCTCGCACCGCTGAATGCGAAACTCGATGAGACCTCCGCGCAGACGCTGATCACCACGTCTTTCATCAACAACTTCACATCGCCGGTCTCCGACTATGGCGAGCTCGTGCAGATGGCGCCGTCCACCTTCACGCTCTCGAGCGACGGCGTCGGTCTCGGTCAGTCCAAGACATACTTCCGCGGCTTTCCGGACGGCGACTACGACATTGATTTCGACGGCATCCCCTTCTACGACACGAACACGCCCACGCATCACTCCTGGGCGTTCTTCCCGGCGCAGGCCGTCGGCGGCATCAACATGGACCGCAGCCCCGGCACCGCGTCGACGATTGGGCCCACACCCTTCGGCGGCTCGATCCATCTGCTCTCGCGCGATCTCTCGCCGGTTGACTCGCTTCGCTTCACCTTCTCCGGTGGATCGTTCAACACGTATCTCTACGATGCCGCCTACGACTCCGGTCCGTTCGGTCCCGGTAAAAAGTTCAACACCGATATCGACATTCACCACCTGCAATCGCACGGCTATCAGAGCCTGAACAACCAGCAGTACAACTCCGGCGACCTGAAGCTCGAGTACCGCCTCACCGACAAGACGACGCTCACTGGCTTCTCTGAAGTGATCTGGGTAGATGCCAACACGCCCAATTTCGCAGCCACACGCTGCCAGATGTACGGCGTCACGTCATCGGCATACAACTGCTACATCTCGGGCACAACGACACTGATGCCGTACACGAATGCCGGCATCAACTTCCTGCTGACCAATAATTCCGATCCCAACCTTTACCTCGATACTCGGTACAACTACTACCACGTGCCCACCGACTTCGAGTACGTCGGCGTACACCACGATTTCGCCAAAAACTGGCTGCTCGACATCAAGCCCTACACCTACGACTACGACAACTCGGAGAAGTACTCGAACGCCACACCGATCACCGAGTCCACGACCATCAACGGCTCGAAGACGTATCTCGGCATGTCCATCGCCCCCTGCAACGTCATCGTCACTAGCAAGAAGGGCGTCAGTGCTTTGCCCTGCGGCGTCGACAAGTACAACAGCTATCGCAAGTATGGCGAGATATCAGAGCTTTCGAACGTCTCGAAGCATGGAGTGTTTCGCACTGGCATGTGGTACGAGTGGGCCAACACGAACCGCCATCAGTATCCATCCGACCCCTTGAACAGCTGGGCAGATCAAGCGCTCCCCAACTTCGCCGAGAAGTTCGTCACTAACTCATACCAGCCCTTCGCCGAATATCAATGGCACGTGACTAGCCGGCTCGATCTCACGCCCGGCGTGAAGTTTGCGTATTACACCATCGGCACGCAGCAGTGGGCCGACGACGGCAAGACCATCGGCTGCTTCGTCCCCGGCACCTGCAACCCGGCCACCAACTCGTCGGTCAACCCGAACGCGTTCATTGCGAACGGCGGCAGCTACTTCGCTTCACTTCCCTCCGCCAGCGCCAACTTCCGCCTGCGCCCGAACATGAGCGTCTACGGACAGTTCGCGCAGGGCTCAATCGTTCCGCCATCCGGCGTCTTCGACTACAAGCAGAACACCAACGGAACGTTCCTCGGCGTCGGCGCGCTGCCCAAGCAGCAGATGAACACCACGTACCAGACCGGTACCGTGCTCGTCTTCAAGCACGCCACTTTCGACGCGGACTATTTCCATATCCACTTCGACAACAGCTACTCGTCCACCGCGGACCCGACCACCGGCGAACCCGTCTTCTACGCGCAGCCGCCATCGGTCACGCAAGGCATCGAAGGCCAGAGCAACATCCAGTTCACCCACGGCCTCGGCGCTTACCTGAACGCCAGCTATAACCACGCTGTCTACGTCGGTTCGGAGAGCGTAAGCTGCACCTCCGGCGCAACCGGATGCAGCTCATCCACACCGACCCTCGCGGTCAATGCGCCGAGCGGCATGTGGATCGCCCAAACACCCTCCGATGTTGAAACTATCGGCGTCACCTACCAGCACGGTGCCTGGGACGCGGCGCTCTTCGAAAAACGCGTCGGCCTCGAGTACCAGGACAACGGCGCGTACCACAACCAGGGCACCATTGATCCATTCAGCATGACAAACGTCTTCGTCAACTACACCATCCGCAGCGGCAGTCGCTTCAACGGCACGAAGCTGCGCCTCAGCGCCAACAACCTCTTCAACGAGCACTCGATCACTGGCATCAGCTACAGCAACGGTTCCGTGGCGAATAACATTACCGCCAACGGGACCACCTACGCCGACCCATTCAACGGCTCGACGGCGATCAGCGGCCAGGACAACATCAGCATCCTTGCGACCCGCAGCATCATGCTCACCGTCACGTTCGGGACTAGCTCCAAGCGCTAG
- a CDS encoding PEP-CTERM sorting domain-containing protein: protein MKRALLLCALGTALLGSQVAKADTFSLSFHGAFLPFGPAFSNGTSSPGVTDVFFTTNVSPTASTTFLPNEYQITGVTGSLDIGGVSYAIGNLDNGLGGSNELADDIAGVLHLNGLDFDLSTTATGLTDTYTELSLFYDSAVGSYDYSSCSLRHGCVSGTADSIGIDINDIDPAPAATPEPSSLALLGTSILGAAGVLRRRFRA from the coding sequence ATGAAACGAGCGCTCCTTCTATGTGCGCTGGGCACCGCTCTGCTGGGCTCCCAGGTCGCAAAAGCCGATACATTCTCCCTTAGCTTCCACGGTGCATTTCTTCCCTTTGGTCCGGCGTTTTCAAACGGAACCAGCAGCCCTGGGGTTACCGACGTCTTCTTCACGACTAACGTCAGCCCGACGGCGTCCACCACTTTTCTGCCGAATGAGTACCAGATCACCGGTGTTACAGGAAGCCTGGACATTGGGGGAGTGAGCTACGCGATTGGGAACCTGGATAATGGGCTTGGTGGCTCAAATGAGCTTGCCGATGATATCGCCGGGGTTCTCCATCTGAACGGGTTGGACTTCGACCTCAGCACTACGGCTACGGGCCTGACCGACACCTACACTGAGCTGTCGTTGTTCTACGATTCGGCGGTAGGATCTTACGATTATTCATCCTGCAGCTTGAGGCATGGCTGCGTGTCCGGCACGGCGGATTCGATTGGGATTGACATCAATGATATTGATCCTGCTCCGGCGGCGACTCCGGAGCCGAGCAGCCTCGCTCTGCTTGGCACGTCGATCCTGGGTGCTGCTGGCGTTCTTCGCCGGCGTTTCCGGGCATAA
- the miaB gene encoding tRNA (N6-isopentenyl adenosine(37)-C2)-methylthiotransferase MiaB — protein sequence MSKTFYLETFGCQMNAHDSEKVVGTLQQEGYTQVTDETDADLILYNTCSIRDKAEQKVFHRLNEYKRMQGEGKRFGVLGCVAQQEGQRIFERAPYVSLVAGSASYRNLPEMLRRLESGETRVTGLDDRQTDETFDTEFTARSNPHRGYITIIEGCDKFCAYCVVPYTRGKERSRSSASVLAEAQRIAGLGYTEIQLLGQNVNSYRDPSGRRTFAELLIAVSEITGIQRVRFTTSHPRDFTKDIVDAIEQHPKLCNHIHLPVQSGSTDVLHAMQREYTREWYLERIQWTKDAKRDISLTTDIIVGFPGETDRDFEQTITLLDTVGYDGVFGFKYSPRPNTPAIHMHDSIADEVKAQRLAILNERQREIQRTNYQRHLDQVLEVMVEGHNTARGQIVGRSSQNKTVNFACDHIPAIGSYVDVRVTRIFPNSLVGEAVSMPIAPSATLLAHQALNARVPA from the coding sequence ATGAGCAAGACCTTTTATTTAGAAACCTTTGGCTGCCAGATGAACGCGCACGACTCCGAAAAGGTCGTCGGCACACTGCAGCAGGAGGGCTACACCCAGGTCACCGATGAGACCGACGCGGACCTGATTCTTTACAACACCTGTTCCATCCGCGATAAAGCGGAACAGAAAGTCTTTCACCGGCTCAACGAGTACAAGCGTATGCAGGGTGAGGGCAAGCGCTTCGGCGTGCTCGGCTGTGTCGCCCAGCAGGAAGGCCAGCGCATCTTCGAGCGAGCACCCTATGTCTCCCTCGTTGCCGGCTCGGCCAGTTACCGCAATCTTCCCGAGATGCTTCGCCGTCTTGAATCTGGCGAGACCCGCGTTACCGGGCTCGACGACCGCCAGACCGATGAGACCTTCGACACCGAGTTCACGGCCCGCTCCAACCCGCACCGCGGCTACATCACCATCATCGAGGGCTGCGATAAGTTTTGCGCTTACTGCGTCGTTCCATACACCCGCGGCAAGGAGCGCTCGCGTTCCTCAGCTTCGGTGCTCGCTGAAGCTCAGCGCATCGCCGGGCTTGGTTACACCGAAATCCAGCTCCTCGGCCAGAACGTGAACAGTTACCGCGATCCCAGCGGCCGCCGCACCTTCGCCGAGTTGCTCATCGCGGTAAGCGAGATCACCGGCATCCAGCGCGTGCGCTTCACCACCTCGCACCCGCGCGACTTCACGAAGGACATCGTCGACGCGATCGAACAACACCCGAAGCTCTGCAACCACATCCACCTGCCCGTGCAGTCCGGCTCGACGGACGTCCTCCACGCCATGCAGCGCGAGTACACGCGCGAGTGGTATCTCGAGCGAATCCAGTGGACCAAGGACGCCAAGCGGGATATCTCGCTGACCACTGACATCATCGTTGGCTTCCCGGGCGAAACCGACCGCGACTTCGAGCAGACGATCACGCTGCTTGACACTGTCGGCTACGACGGCGTCTTCGGCTTTAAGTACTCGCCGCGGCCCAACACGCCCGCCATCCATATGCACGATTCCATTGCAGACGAGGTGAAGGCACAGCGGCTCGCCATCCTGAACGAGCGTCAGCGTGAGATCCAGCGTACAAACTACCAGCGACATCTCGATCAGGTGCTCGAAGTTATGGTGGAAGGCCACAACACGGCACGCGGCCAGATCGTCGGCCGCTCCTCGCAGAACAAGACGGTCAACTTCGCCTGCGATCACATCCCGGCAATCGGCAGCTATGTCGACGTTCGCGTGACCAGGATCTTCCCGAATTCGCTTGTTGGCGAAGCCGTCTCGATGCCGATCGCTCCTTCGGCGACTCTGCTGGCTCACCAGGCGTTGAACGCGCGCGTTCCAGCCTAG
- a CDS encoding bifunctional nuclease family protein has protein sequence MNLPGFKPEPEAQQTSDAEIEVRIRGLMMDPSTHQPIVVLNDLAGEIVLPIWVGLFEANAIALEIEKATMPRPMTHDLLRNAIHGLNARITRVVVGSLREETFHATIWMDQAGEVIALDARPSDAIALALRADCPIFVSRQVLEQAKLAASGALNPTAEDLRRWLEGLNDDEMGRYKM, from the coding sequence ATGAATCTCCCTGGATTCAAGCCGGAGCCCGAGGCGCAGCAAACCTCCGACGCTGAGATCGAGGTGAGGATTCGCGGGTTGATGATGGACCCCTCCACCCATCAGCCAATCGTCGTGCTGAACGACCTCGCCGGCGAGATCGTGCTGCCCATCTGGGTCGGCCTCTTTGAGGCGAACGCGATCGCGCTCGAAATCGAGAAGGCCACCATGCCGCGGCCAATGACGCATGACCTCCTACGGAATGCCATCCACGGCCTGAACGCCCGCATTACTCGCGTCGTGGTTGGCTCGCTGCGCGAGGAGACCTTTCACGCGACGATCTGGATGGATCAGGCGGGCGAGGTTATCGCACTCGATGCCCGTCCTTCAGATGCCATCGCGCTGGCTCTTCGCGCAGACTGCCCCATCTTCGTCAGCCGTCAGGTTCTCGAGCAGGCAAAGCTCGCCGCGAGTGGCGCCCTGAATCCCACCGCGGAGGATCTCCGCCGCTGGCTCGAAGGCCTCAACGATGACGAAATGGGCCGCTACAAGATGTAG
- a CDS encoding glycosyltransferase family 9 protein has translation MRSLFLRLLYLVLRSSRPRRPAKSSNPTILLLQYQTPLGCCVHCTPIFTAIKRAFPQATLIVAARGLALETFRHDPNIDHLIRTPAPSGLKALLGVARLLRRDLLARRLHPDFVLQDASNRAGSFALLAASLRLAPTVGFANAPELYDLHLGYDPNLSLIDNNLRLVDALRGSLKESAGAPSAHVEPSVYFSASEMSKAEALLRQANPSDRTVVAIVVQGSGGQRTTWHEERFAQVIQHIEESGHATIFLGTAADAGTIERTMTRASSRGLSLAGQTSVPELAAVLTQCDLMVTVDTGTMHVGRAAGLPMVVLGPSWQRPIEWLPLTLPNVRVLRGSDRNDVPHDYQLDEIQTPAVLAAIDELQALFPPSNEAREHRAARLLSSTRT, from the coding sequence ATGCGTTCTCTGTTCCTTCGTCTGCTCTACCTCGTGCTTCGTTCGTCGCGCCCGCGCCGACCTGCAAAATCATCGAATCCCACGATCCTTCTTCTGCAGTACCAGACGCCGCTCGGTTGCTGTGTTCATTGCACCCCCATCTTCACCGCGATCAAACGCGCATTCCCGCAGGCAACGCTGATTGTGGCGGCTCGCGGCCTCGCCCTCGAAACATTTCGGCACGACCCCAACATCGATCACCTCATCCGGACGCCCGCTCCCTCTGGCCTGAAGGCGCTCTTGGGAGTTGCCCGTCTGTTGCGGCGTGATCTGCTGGCACGCAGGCTCCATCCGGACTTCGTCCTGCAGGACGCTTCGAATCGCGCAGGCTCTTTTGCCCTGCTCGCCGCGTCGCTTCGCCTGGCTCCTACAGTCGGCTTCGCAAATGCCCCGGAACTTTACGACCTGCATCTCGGCTACGATCCAAACCTCAGTCTCATCGATAACAACCTGCGTCTCGTGGATGCACTGAGAGGATCACTCAAGGAATCTGCAGGCGCGCCGTCCGCCCACGTTGAGCCATCCGTTTACTTTTCCGCAAGTGAGATGAGCAAAGCAGAGGCGCTCCTGCGGCAAGCCAATCCCAGTGACAGGACAGTCGTCGCCATCGTCGTGCAGGGAAGTGGCGGCCAGCGCACCACCTGGCACGAAGAACGCTTCGCGCAAGTCATCCAGCACATCGAGGAGAGCGGCCACGCCACGATCTTTCTCGGAACCGCGGCCGACGCAGGCACAATCGAGCGCACCATGACACGCGCCTCATCGCGCGGCCTGTCGCTCGCGGGCCAGACGTCAGTCCCCGAGCTCGCAGCCGTCCTCACTCAATGCGATCTAATGGTCACCGTTGACACCGGCACGATGCACGTCGGTCGTGCCGCCGGCCTTCCCATGGTGGTCCTTGGACCCTCGTGGCAGCGGCCCATCGAGTGGCTGCCGTTGACCCTGCCCAACGTGAGGGTTCTCCGCGGGTCCGACCGTAACGACGTCCCGCACGACTATCAGCTCGATGAGATCCAAACACCTGCCGTCCTTGCCGCAATCGATGAGCTGCAAGCGCTCTTCCCGCCGTCCAACGAAGCTCGTGAACATCGCGCGGCAAGGTTGCTCTCGAGCACGCGGACCTAG
- the aroA gene encoding 3-phosphoshikimate 1-carboxyvinyltransferase, protein MPSEIHTNSTTRVISPARGLRGSLTLPGDKSISHRYAVLAGFAKGTSRLTNFSTGADPHSSLACMQDLGAQTARVGRTIEVTGTGGKFQQPKGDLDCGNSGSTMRMLAGLVAAQQGTFRFVGDESLTKRPMERIRKPLEQMGARVSLTDGHAPMTIHGGELKAIDFEAPIASAQVKTAVLFAGLQANGTTSFAESIRTRDHTEHALKAFGAELVRRDDRVYIAGGQELHGIEATVPGDISSAAFFLCAALLFEDSNLVLDSLGLNPTRASLLDAITTMGGHIKVLDVQEQHGEMIGTIQVNRNRELKGITISGAMSAQLIDELPVIAAIGPYTTEGVRIRDARELRVKESDRIALVVKNLRAMGAEVTEHEDGLDVPGNQQLHGGEIDSGSDHRIAMAFSIAALRASGDTMIHGAEAASISFPEFFDWLDELAIR, encoded by the coding sequence ATGCCTTCTGAGATACATACGAACTCAACGACGCGGGTTATCTCTCCCGCACGCGGTCTGCGCGGCTCGCTGACGCTGCCGGGCGACAAGTCGATCTCGCACCGCTATGCGGTGCTGGCGGGATTTGCGAAGGGGACCTCGCGGCTGACGAACTTTTCAACGGGCGCGGACCCGCACAGCTCGCTGGCCTGTATGCAGGACCTCGGCGCTCAGACAGCGCGCGTGGGGCGGACGATTGAGGTGACAGGAACCGGCGGCAAGTTTCAGCAGCCCAAGGGCGATTTGGATTGCGGGAACTCCGGGTCGACGATGCGGATGCTCGCGGGTTTGGTTGCGGCGCAGCAAGGGACGTTCCGGTTTGTTGGAGATGAGTCGCTGACGAAGCGGCCGATGGAACGGATTCGGAAGCCGCTGGAGCAGATGGGCGCGCGCGTGTCGCTGACGGATGGCCATGCGCCGATGACGATTCATGGCGGCGAGTTGAAGGCGATTGATTTCGAGGCGCCGATTGCGAGCGCGCAGGTGAAGACGGCCGTGCTGTTCGCGGGGCTGCAGGCGAACGGCACGACGTCGTTCGCGGAAAGCATTCGCACGCGCGACCACACGGAGCACGCGCTGAAGGCGTTCGGGGCGGAGCTTGTACGTCGAGACGATCGCGTGTACATCGCCGGCGGGCAGGAGCTGCATGGGATCGAAGCGACGGTGCCGGGCGATATCTCGTCGGCGGCGTTTTTCCTGTGTGCGGCGCTGCTGTTTGAGGACTCGAACCTGGTGCTGGATTCGCTGGGGTTGAACCCGACGCGTGCTTCCCTGCTGGACGCGATCACGACGATGGGCGGCCATATCAAGGTGCTGGATGTACAGGAACAGCACGGCGAGATGATCGGCACGATCCAGGTGAATCGCAATCGTGAGCTGAAGGGGATTACGATTTCGGGGGCGATGTCGGCGCAGTTGATTGACGAGCTGCCGGTGATTGCGGCGATTGGGCCGTACACAACAGAGGGCGTGCGGATTCGTGATGCGCGCGAGCTGCGTGTGAAGGAGTCGGACCGGATTGCGCTGGTGGTGAAGAACCTTCGGGCAATGGGCGCCGAGGTCACGGAGCATGAGGATGGGCTCGATGTACCGGGAAACCAGCAGCTGCATGGTGGGGAAATTGATTCGGGGTCGGATCACCGGATTGCGATGGCGTTCTCGATCGCGGCTCTGCGCGCCAGTGGTGACACGATGATTCATGGGGCTGAGGCGGCGAGCATCAGCTTCCCGGAGTTTTTCGACTGGCTGGACGAGTTGGCGATTCGCTAG
- a CDS encoding UdgX family uracil-DNA binding protein (This protein belongs to the uracil DNA glycosylase superfamily, members of which act in excision repair of DNA. However, it belongs more specifically to UdgX branch, whose founding member was found to bind uracil in DNA (where it does not belong), without cleaving it, appears to promote DNA repair by a pathway involving RecA, rather than base excision.), giving the protein MAEKMSAAPFVPPVHKLPILAEAMPACKGCDLYKHATQVVPGAGTSRAHLMLVGEQPGNEEDKQGEPFVGPAGGVLRRAMDELHIKPAEVYVTNAVKHFKFVQRGKLRLHQNPRMSEINACRPWLQAEIDAVKPRVILCLGASAAKSLLGGTFSVMKQHGQILSTPYSERVMATVHPSAILRNRDEQDHERLYHWLVDDLALAYSTAIHPNEASSSGTPAMAK; this is encoded by the coding sequence ATGGCTGAGAAGATGTCCGCCGCACCGTTCGTGCCACCCGTGCACAAGCTGCCAATCCTTGCGGAGGCGATGCCTGCGTGCAAGGGATGCGATCTGTACAAGCATGCGACGCAGGTGGTGCCGGGCGCGGGCACGAGCCGCGCGCACTTGATGCTCGTAGGGGAGCAGCCGGGCAACGAAGAGGACAAGCAGGGCGAGCCGTTCGTGGGACCGGCGGGCGGCGTGCTTCGGCGGGCGATGGATGAGCTGCACATCAAGCCCGCGGAGGTCTACGTCACGAACGCGGTGAAGCATTTCAAGTTTGTGCAGCGGGGCAAGCTGCGGCTGCACCAGAATCCGCGGATGAGCGAGATCAATGCGTGCCGGCCATGGCTGCAGGCGGAGATTGATGCGGTGAAGCCGCGGGTGATTTTGTGTCTCGGGGCGAGTGCGGCGAAGTCTCTGCTGGGCGGGACATTTTCGGTGATGAAGCAGCATGGGCAGATTTTGTCGACGCCGTACTCGGAGCGCGTGATGGCGACGGTGCACCCATCCGCGATTCTGCGCAATCGTGATGAGCAGGACCATGAGCGGCTGTATCACTGGCTGGTGGATGATCTGGCGCTGGCGTACTCGACCGCGATCCACCCCAACGAGGCAAGCTCGTCGGGGACCCCGGCGATGGCCAAGTAA